ATTGGCGATTTCTGTAATCGTGATTTCGCGTTCTTCTATAAGCGTATAAAAAACCGGAAACCATTTTGGCATAAAATTCATGCCATAAGACTCATATATTTTTGCAGCATCATCGGTTATCATTGCTGTCATCAAACGTAATCGGCTTCCTAAAGCCACTTTACCAACTTTATTAAAAAATTCCATATATAATTAATTACATAACTAGTTATGCAAATGTATATCTTTTTTTAGGAACTGAGGTTCTAAGTTGCTAAGAATCTAAGTTTTTTTTCTAAACTCGCTAAAATTCGAAAATGTCTGATGAAATTGGAATTCTAGCCCTGATAGAAGCGGTATCCTTTTTCTGGTTTCTTTAACCAGGAAAAGATACAAGCGGATAGCAGGAAATAGCTCCTTATATAAATTCTAAACACAAAAAAAGACGTATTTTCTGTACGTCCAATCTTTGTCAAGACGCACTGCTGTGCGCCTCTACGTTAAAACCTATTTGTCTTTAATTCTAAAAAACCTTAGCAACTCAGAACCTTAGATACTTAGAACCTTTTTCTAAGCTGTAATCGCTAACGGATTTAAATTAAATTTATATTCTTTTGGGCTGCAGTTGAATTTTTGTTTGAAGATTTTTGAGAAGTAACTTCTGCTTGTGAAACCAATGCAATACACTATTTCGGAGATATTTAAGTCTGAAGTTCTGATTAGAATTTCGGCTTTCAGAACTCGCATATGTGTGATATAATCGTTTACGGTTCTGTTGTGAATCATTTTAAAACCTTCTTGCAATTTATTTGGAGACAAACCTGATTTTTTACTTAGTGATTTGATTGTAAAAGCTTCTTCGGGATTGGCTTTTATGATTTCTGAAAGCTCTTTTATTTCTTCCATTTCTTTGAGAGTCAAACAATTTGTATCTTTTGATAAAGCATTTAAATCGTCTGTATGTTGCTGAATTTCCATTGCGAGAATGATTCTCAAAATTCCTTCTTTAAGTAAATTTCTAACGATTCCGGTTTGTGTAACGGCGTTTAATTGTTCTATTTTTTCTGAAATTTTCAAGTTATAAGAACCTATATAAAAGAAATCCTGAACTGCATTATTTTCAAAGAAAGTTTCTTTTACCTTTTGATTCAAAGAATACATTTCGTTTTGTTCTTCATTTTCAGTTCCCACAATGATTAAAGTAAATTTTGTTTTCTTGTCTTTTTCGAAAAATAAAACATTATCCTGACTTTCTTTTGAAGTAACAATTGCGGTTTGAAAAGTCTTAAATTTTCTTTCTTCACCTGTAAAACCAAAGCTGTGCGAAAGGCTTCCTTTTGAACAATATGCAAAATAAACCGGCGATGATTTAACGTTTAAAATATCCATGCGAACATTTGTCGAAAAGGTCATATCAAATTGCACATATGAAATATTATCGTTGAAAGACGCGCCAATAATCGATCCTTTTGCAAAACTATTATCCACTTCAAGTGTATATTCATCTAAATCATAAGTCACTTTTCCGTCAAAGTTTTTATTTAATGCTTCAAATATATTTTGAATTTTCTCTGTATTTATAGTAACTGTTTTCATTTTGTTCCGATTTAAAATTCTATAATGTCTTGTGATGGATTTGCGCTCAAGAAATAGTATTCTTGTGTAGTAAAATCATATTTCAAAGTTCGTCTTTACCTGTGCGAATAATGTTATATAATTTTCTGCTTTTGTTTTATAATTACTTATAAATGATTATTTTAACTCAAACAAAATATTTCTTAATTCAAAACATGAAAAGTTTCTCCTTTCAACCTATAAGTAATAATGACGCTAACATTTTGATTCTAGGCACAATGCCCGGAACAAAATCATTAGAAATCAATCAGTATTATGGACACAATCAAAATAATTTCTGGAAGTTTATGTTTACGATTCTAAAAGAGGATTTCTCGACGGATTATGAAACCAGAAAGGCGCTTTTGCAGAAAAACAAAATTGCGCTTTGGGATGTTCTTCAATATTGTGATCGTGTTGGAAGTCTTGACAGCGCAATCAAAAACGAAATTGCAAATGATTTCGAGACGTTTTTAAAACAACATCCTAACATAAAAACTATTTTGTTTAATGGACAAAAAGCGGCGGCATTTTTTAAGAAGTACGTTCATTTAGAAAAATCATATCAACTTATTACGCTTCCTTCGACAAGTCCGGCAAATGCTAGTCAATCTTTCCAATCTAAACTAGATGAGTGGAAAATTATTGAGACTTTTTAAATTCATTTTAAAAAGTCAATATTGAAATCATGTAACATTTCTCATTTAAAATATAACAACAAACGTTCCTTTCTATAATAATTTTACAATAACGAAATAAAGCCATAGAATGGATTACAGCAGAAGAAAATGAGGCTTTTCGAATTATAGATATTACTAAGAAAACTGTAAAAAGTTTAATTATAGAGGAAACATTGGTTATGTTAGTTTATTTTTGGGAAAAGCTATTCTATTTTAGGGTAGCTTTGTTTTTTTAAGTACAAACCAAAAACAAAATATTTATGAAAATTCAAACCTACTACAATCACATACGGTTTTATCCCCCACATCATTTTGTTTATTATCCAGTGTTGACGTTGTTTTTAATCGCCAGTATTTATTTTGCAATCACGACAAACGACACTCTTATTTGGTCGTTTATTAGCGTTGGCTTTGTATTTTTATTCTGCTTAGCGTTTATGTTGCGCCAACATTATGCTCTTATTCTACAAAACCGAATCGTAAGGTTAGAAATCCGTTATCGTTATTTTACTTTAACCGGAAAACGATTTGAAGAAATTGAATATAAATTAACTGACGATCAAATATTTGCTTTGAGATTTGCTCCAGACGATGAGTTTTTACCACTTCTTGAAGATGCCATAAAAAATAACCTTTCCGGAGATTCTATAAAAAAAGCAATCGTACACTGGAAAGCGGATTATAATAGAGTTTAGTTTTTTTTTAAGGTTCTTAGGTTCCGAGATACTAAGATTCTAAGACTTTTCTTTTTAGATTGAACAAAATATAAATCAAAAAAAGAATCAACCAAACGGCTATAATAACACCGAAAAAAATCGCAATAATCGACGAATGAAGGTAATTTGGTTCATAAAATAATCTTTCTAAAGTGTCGAATTTTTCCGCTAATGTTTTTCGATCAAAATTGTTTCTGATTGCATTTAATGGTTCATCGTTATGATTTTTATAATACTCAACATCTTTGACAAGATTATTGGAAACGATCTGACTTTCGACCTTATATTTTTTAAATAAAGTATCTAACTTTTGGAAATTAGATTGTAGTGAATCTTTCTTGTATTTATAGATTAGCTTATATCTTTTGACTGCGGCATCAAATTGCTGCTGCTCAATCGGGATCCCGT
This genomic window from Flavobacterium sp. 9 contains:
- a CDS encoding AraC family transcriptional regulator, encoding MKTVTINTEKIQNIFEALNKNFDGKVTYDLDEYTLEVDNSFAKGSIIGASFNDNISYVQFDMTFSTNVRMDILNVKSSPVYFAYCSKGSLSHSFGFTGEERKFKTFQTAIVTSKESQDNVLFFEKDKKTKFTLIIVGTENEEQNEMYSLNQKVKETFFENNAVQDFFYIGSYNLKISEKIEQLNAVTQTGIVRNLLKEGILRIILAMEIQQHTDDLNALSKDTNCLTLKEMEEIKELSEIIKANPEEAFTIKSLSKKSGLSPNKLQEGFKMIHNRTVNDYITHMRVLKAEILIRTSDLNISEIVYCIGFTSRSYFSKIFKQKFNCSPKEYKFNLNPLAITA
- a CDS encoding DNA-deoxyinosine glycosylase, encoding MKSFSFQPISNNDANILILGTMPGTKSLEINQYYGHNQNNFWKFMFTILKEDFSTDYETRKALLQKNKIALWDVLQYCDRVGSLDSAIKNEIANDFETFLKQHPNIKTILFNGQKAAAFFKKYVHLEKSYQLITLPSTSPANASQSFQSKLDEWKIIETF
- a CDS encoding DUF6526 family protein; its protein translation is MKIQTYYNHIRFYPPHHFVYYPVLTLFLIASIYFAITTNDTLIWSFISVGFVFLFCLAFMLRQHYALILQNRIVRLEIRYRYFTLTGKRFEEIEYKLTDDQIFALRFAPDDEFLPLLEDAIKNNLSGDSIKKAIVHWKADYNRV